A stretch of DNA from Maridesulfovibrio sp.:
AAAGACTGGAAGGTAAAGGGTTGGTGGAAAAAATCGTCGACAAAGCGAACAACACCCGTCAACTGGCCAGTCTTACGGACAAGGGTAAGACCGCATACAAGGCTCACGTAGAATTTCATAGCCGTCAACACGCGGAAATGAACTCGTTTATAGTGTCGTTAACTGAAGAGCAGCAGGCTGTTCTGGATACGTTTCTCACCAAGGCATATGATATGATCGAGGACCATCTATAATTTTTTTAACCATAACGTATGGACACCATACGTTCAGAAGGGATTAATCATGAAACAGGAAAATAAAATTGTATGGATCGCAGCGTTGATCCAGCTTATCAATCTTATAGACTTTATGATGGTGATGCCGCTCGGGCCGGACATATCGAAGGACCTGCCTATCAGCAATGCCGATATTGGATTTATTTGCGGTGTATATACTCTGGCAGTTGGATTCTCAGGAATTGCCTGCGCTAAATTCTTAGATAGGTTTGCCCGTAAATCCGTAGCAATTGTGGCGGTACTTGGTCTGTCGATTGCTACCCTGTCTGCCGCTTTCTGCTGGGATTTATATTCAATGCTCGGCGCGAGAATTCTGGCGGGATTTTTCGGAGGACCTGCCGCCGCCATTGCTTTTTCGATGGTTTGCGATGCTGTACCGCCTGAAAGAAGAGGACGGGCGATGGGGATTGTAATGGGAAGTTTTTCTGTCTCCTCCATTGCAGCTATCCCTTTCGGACTGGAATTAGCCGAAATAGGCTCCTGGCGCACACCTTTCTATGCTATTGCCATTCTGGGATTTGCCGTTCTTTCAATGATCCTGTTCTTCACTCCCCCCATGAAAACTCATATGGAAGGACATAGCGAACCGGTTTCACTCATTCGCATTCTGGCTAACAGAAAATATCAATTGGCTTTCTTTATGATGGTGACAGCCATGATATCTTCTTTCGCCATAATCCCCAACTTCTCGGCCTATTTTCAGGTCAATCTTGGATTTGAACGATCTTCGTTAAGCTTTCTGTACTTCATCGGCGGGGTTTTCAGCTTGATTCTGATGCAGGTCGGCGGCAGAGCCTCAGATAAAATCGGCCCTATACCTACCAATATACTGGGCACAGTTCTACTGGTGGCTTTCATCTATGACGGATTCATGCATCCGCCGTTTTCATCCTGCCTTGTTATTTTCATTATGTTTATGGGGATGGTCTGCTTCAGAAATGTTTCTGCCACTACGGAAGCGTCCAAACTTCCACAGCCGTATGAAAGAGCGGCTTTCATGTCACTGTTTTCTTCCCTGCAGCATATAGGAAACGGCATAGGCGCATTGCTCTCGTCTGCAATCCTGAGCATCGGTCCGGATGGACGGCTTATAAATATGCAATGGGTCGGGTTGCTGGCGATTGTTATGGCATTATTCCAGCCGCTTGCTTTGATGAAGATTCGTCAACCGAAAATAGGCCTCAAAACCCGGCAATTGACGGACCCCATCGGCTAAGCGGGCATGCCCCGGATTGGTAAAAAGGACATTCTTTAAAACAGTCAACATGGAGTCCAGCCGATGAAAGCATATGCAAGCACCGGAAAGGACACGCCATGTTGACTGTTTTTTAGCAAGCATGTTGTGGCGGATTAACGGGGCGTCACATCCAGTATCGCGTTACCCGTGTCCCTTGAAACAGGGATGGGTTTGTAATCGGCGCGGGAAAAATCAAGTTTCTTGAGGTCTACAGTGCGCAGGGTCTGATCGTTATAGTCCGCGAAATAAAGCACACGATTGGTCAGATCCTCAATAGCGGTCCACTGGGTGTAATCGGCCTCTTCTCCCTTGGGAGTCTTATCTCTACTGATCCCCTTGATGACAAATATCTGCTCAAGCAGATGACGCGCCAACACAACAGCCTCGGCGGAATCCTTAGGCTTGTAGGCAAACTGTCTGAGGATGGCAGTGCGCACAAACCGGGAAGGCGGAGTGCAGTCGCCCGGCAATCCGAGCAGGCCGGAGCCGTTGCCGGTGCCGGCAACGGTCATACCTTCGAGCTTGAGTTCTTTCTGAATCATGGGCGAAAGGTTGACGTAGTTGCGCAGGTTGGCCCACTGCTTGGGCAGGGGCGGTTCGTTTGTCATGATGCCCAGTGGATTATCATAAAGATTAAGCTTTCCATCAATCCATTCGGCCACAATGCTGTTGCCTGCGGCATCGTGCACGGCAACGTGCAGAACCGGAATGCCTCCCAGTCCGGGAAGCTCATTTCCCCAGGCGAAAATTGTTGGTAATGCCTTCCGTACTTCAGCCACGGAACTGAAGTTGCCCAGTATCCAGTCCGGCAAAAGGGCTACATCAAGCGCCCGGTCTTCTTTCCCTTTGGGAACGGTCTGATAACCGACTGAAGGGAGCCACAGGAACTTGGCCGAGAGGCCTTTTTCATTCATTCCGTCCGATGACTTTTCCTGTCCGAGAACGGATAAACCGACGAATCCGTAACGCTGTTTCCATTTGAGCCCCTTCTTTTTACCGGGGGCTTCAGAAACCCACTGTTTACCTCTCGGATAAACGGTTACAAGGGCATGGTCATCAATGGCAAAATCCATGGACCGGCCGTTAACCACGGTACCGTCTGCAGCCTTGACCACAAAATCGGTGCAGGCCATGGCCGGAGCGGCACAGAATGTCAAAGTCAGGATGAATAATATTATGATGCGGAACATGATATCTCCTAAGGTAAATTTTGATACAGTATAAACCGGTTAGCTAAGCACCAGAGTAGGCCACCGACCTTATGTTGTCGACACGAAAGTAAGACATTTTTATGACATAAAAAAGGAAAGCAGGCAGTAAACACCTGCTTTCCTTTGAGTTCGGCAAAAAAGATAATCAACTGCAGCTGAGTATAATTCATATTCATTATAACAGCAGCATATTACTGTACAATTTCCATAAACGAGAGCATTCTGCGCATATATTTTCAGGAAATATCAAAAGCGCTTTTCTCTACATTGAAAAAATTCCCGACTAAAATTTCTCCAACAGAAGAGAAGAACACAACAAGGACAGTACAAGATCATGACAGATATCACCATACGGCAGCTTGAATCCATCTCAACCTCACGGCTGAATGAATTGTGCACCCTCCTTATTGATACCGTCGAAGGCGGTGCTTCCGTTGGTTTCCTGAGCCCGATTGCCATGGACACGGCCAAAAGCTACTGGCTCAAAGTTGAATCCGAACTGGAATCAGCAACCGACCTTCTTGTTGCTGAAAAAAACGGACAAACAGTCGGCTCTGTTCAGATTGTATATTGTACCAAAGAAAATGGTGCACATAGAGGCGAGGTACAAAAACTATTTGTTCTGCAAAGCAACCGAAGGCATGGGGTTGCGACCAGATTAATGCTTGAAGCCGAAAAAAGGGCTGCCCAAAAAGGAAAGACTCTACTCACACTTGATACACAGGAAAACAGCTCTGCTGAAAAGCTTTACGAAAAGCTTGGGTGGCAGAAAGCGGGTGTAATTCCGGACTATGCATGCAGCCCGAACGGGAAACTGCATGGAACTACACTATTCTTTAAGCATGTATACTGACACCAACACTTACAACTGATTTTGTTCTTATAATTTGACCAGTTAAATACAACATATCGACAACATTAAGCACAACAGGTTAATTTTTACCAATACGCAGCGGAATACCGTTTTTACTGCTGAATATAAATCAATCCGGCGATATGAAAATCCGCTGGATATAGCCCGCAATTACTGCTATCCAACTCTCTGGATTGAATTTATTTACCCAGAAGAGCAAAATGAAAAAAACGCGCGAGATTCAGGATTTCGATAACCAGACAAATCAATCATCCTCTGATGAGTCTGCTGCAACCACCGGATTTTTCCAGGATCTTCGATACCTGCTTTTCCCCACACAGGATTTTTTACACAAAAGATACAGGGATTACCGGCTAAACGCTCTTGTCATAATTTCAGTCTGTTCTCTTATCTGGGCGTCCCTGTGGGCCTGGGACATAACAGTTGACCCGATTGGTGCGGCAAACACACTCTGGCTACGCCTGCTGTTTATTGCAATTGGTTCCTGTTCGGTAGTTTTCATAATCTGCAAGGACCTGAACAGTTGGATTGCCTCGTTCGTTTTAGTAGGCAGCCTGAGCAGCGAGGCCGTATTTATTGAAATCCTGACCCGCCTCAATGGTGGGCTGGTCTACGGACTGGCCGGGTTCATGTACAGCATGCTGGTTGCGGTGCTGCTTTTCCAATGCTTTTCACTGCGGATAAATTATGCATTTACGCTCCTTTCCTCTGCCCTGCCCCACCTGGCAGGCATGGTCGGGATAGTGCAGGGTTTCCCCCACCGGCATTATGCAATGCTGATCTGGCCGGCAGCAGCTCTGGCTGCTATCTCGCAAACAATACATTCACGCAACTATCTGCTTCGCTACCGACTGGAAAAAAAGCTCAAAAATCTATCGAACACGGACCCTTTGACCGGCATAAGAAACCGACGCTATTTCATGCCGCAGCTTGAGCATGAAACCCGCAGAGCAGCCAGGACCAAACAGAATCTGTCCTTGCTGCTGCTTGATATAGATGACTTCAAAAGCATAAACGACCGCTACGGCCACCCTACCGGGGATCAAGTTATCTGCCGTGTAGCAGAAATCTGTGATCGTTTGTCACGGGATATTGATGTGGTTGCCCGGATTGGAGGGGAAGAGTTTTCCATTTTACTGGTAGGCAGTAATCTGGAACAGGCCGGAAATGTTGCCGAAAGAATCCGAACCCAAATTGCCAAGACTGTGATGCATGGTCCTGACAAAATGCCCTTTAACTGCACTGCCAGCATCGGCATTGCAGAATTTGATACGATAGACAAAACAGAAAATTCTCTTCTTTCAAGGGCAGACGCGGCACTTTATAAGGCTAAACGAACCGGCCGCAATAAGGTTATGACTATTCCGACAACTTGAATAGTTACAAAAAAATCTTCATCACAACTTTGCAGCATTCGCTGGTAGCACCATGAAACTACTAGACCTTACCCATCCCATAACTGAAAACATGCCGGTATTTCCGGGATCTCCCCTACCGAAACTGCAACCCATCGCAGCAGTTGAGACCGAAGGCTACAGGGAACACAGCATTTCCATAACGACCCACACAGGCACTCACATAGACGCCCCTGCCCATATCCTCAACGAAGGACTTACACTCGACCAAATGGACATCGGCTGTTTTTTCGGCTCTGCTGCTGTGCTTGACTGTAGGAGACCGGCAACGGAAGGAAGACAGATTGAGATCGACGATCTGCGCGAA
This window harbors:
- a CDS encoding MarR family transcriptional regulator, with the translated sequence MNPVIEKYMLLLEKISNTTKAYKSFGTDVNIYRSEIHVIQLIGDRGSIHISQISRLIGVTKGTVSQIVKRLEGKGLVEKIVDKANNTRQLASLTDKGKTAYKAHVEFHSRQHAEMNSFIVSLTEEQQAVLDTFLTKAYDMIEDHL
- a CDS encoding MFS transporter, with the translated sequence MKQENKIVWIAALIQLINLIDFMMVMPLGPDISKDLPISNADIGFICGVYTLAVGFSGIACAKFLDRFARKSVAIVAVLGLSIATLSAAFCWDLYSMLGARILAGFFGGPAAAIAFSMVCDAVPPERRGRAMGIVMGSFSVSSIAAIPFGLELAEIGSWRTPFYAIAILGFAVLSMILFFTPPMKTHMEGHSEPVSLIRILANRKYQLAFFMMVTAMISSFAIIPNFSAYFQVNLGFERSSLSFLYFIGGVFSLILMQVGGRASDKIGPIPTNILGTVLLVAFIYDGFMHPPFSSCLVIFIMFMGMVCFRNVSATTEASKLPQPYERAAFMSLFSSLQHIGNGIGALLSSAILSIGPDGRLINMQWVGLLAIVMALFQPLALMKIRQPKIGLKTRQLTDPIG
- a CDS encoding choloylglycine hydrolase family protein translates to MFRIIILFILTLTFCAAPAMACTDFVVKAADGTVVNGRSMDFAIDDHALVTVYPRGKQWVSEAPGKKKGLKWKQRYGFVGLSVLGQEKSSDGMNEKGLSAKFLWLPSVGYQTVPKGKEDRALDVALLPDWILGNFSSVAEVRKALPTIFAWGNELPGLGGIPVLHVAVHDAAGNSIVAEWIDGKLNLYDNPLGIMTNEPPLPKQWANLRNYVNLSPMIQKELKLEGMTVAGTGNGSGLLGLPGDCTPPSRFVRTAILRQFAYKPKDSAEAVVLARHLLEQIFVIKGISRDKTPKGEEADYTQWTAIEDLTNRVLYFADYNDQTLRTVDLKKLDFSRADYKPIPVSRDTGNAILDVTPR
- a CDS encoding GNAT family N-acetyltransferase, with protein sequence MTDITIRQLESISTSRLNELCTLLIDTVEGGASVGFLSPIAMDTAKSYWLKVESELESATDLLVAEKNGQTVGSVQIVYCTKENGAHRGEVQKLFVLQSNRRHGVATRLMLEAEKRAAQKGKTLLTLDTQENSSAEKLYEKLGWQKAGVIPDYACSPNGKLHGTTLFFKHVY
- a CDS encoding GGDEF domain-containing protein, whose protein sequence is MKKTREIQDFDNQTNQSSSDESAATTGFFQDLRYLLFPTQDFLHKRYRDYRLNALVIISVCSLIWASLWAWDITVDPIGAANTLWLRLLFIAIGSCSVVFIICKDLNSWIASFVLVGSLSSEAVFIEILTRLNGGLVYGLAGFMYSMLVAVLLFQCFSLRINYAFTLLSSALPHLAGMVGIVQGFPHRHYAMLIWPAAALAAISQTIHSRNYLLRYRLEKKLKNLSNTDPLTGIRNRRYFMPQLEHETRRAARTKQNLSLLLLDIDDFKSINDRYGHPTGDQVICRVAEICDRLSRDIDVVARIGGEEFSILLVGSNLEQAGNVAERIRTQIAKTVMHGPDKMPFNCTASIGIAEFDTIDKTENSLLSRADAALYKAKRTGRNKVMTIPTT